Proteins encoded in a region of the Candidatus Moanabacter tarae genome:
- the lpxD gene encoding UDP-3-O-acylglucosamine N-acyltransferase yields the protein MQIRFTVEDILEILKDGRRRGVTDRDITGIASLQEAEPGDLSFLGNRKYRQHVAGSKATVILVPEDYDGEPRKNQILILVNDPSRALALLCERVERELKPDLTPGVDPCARIDPLAAVHPTARIGPMCVIEPHVLIGKECNLEARVFVGRYARIGSNCHLSCGAYVGPYCSLGERVSLMPGVVIGSDGFGYGGNDGAIQKIPQIGNVELEDDVEIGANSTIDRARFGETRIGRGSKIDNLVHIAHNVRIGENCLIAAQTGVSGSTVIESGVEIGGQVGLVGHINIGKESQLGAQSGISKDLPPGSKVTGTPAYSFLEDRRIEVLKRRLPELFKRVSNLENRGEEEKESL from the coding sequence GTGCAGATCCGTTTCACGGTCGAGGATATTCTCGAAATACTGAAGGACGGCCGCCGTCGGGGTGTGACCGATCGGGATATAACTGGGATCGCTTCGCTTCAGGAAGCGGAGCCAGGTGATCTTTCTTTCTTAGGGAATCGAAAGTACCGGCAGCATGTAGCCGGGTCCAAGGCAACCGTAATCTTAGTGCCGGAAGATTACGACGGGGAGCCGCGGAAAAACCAGATACTTATTCTTGTCAACGACCCCTCACGGGCCCTGGCATTACTCTGCGAGAGGGTAGAGCGAGAGCTTAAACCGGATCTGACCCCAGGAGTTGATCCGTGTGCTCGAATAGATCCCTTAGCAGCAGTACATCCTACTGCCCGAATCGGTCCCATGTGTGTCATTGAACCACATGTTCTAATAGGAAAAGAGTGTAATCTAGAAGCGCGTGTTTTCGTGGGACGGTACGCTCGTATTGGATCAAATTGCCACTTGAGTTGCGGTGCTTATGTTGGGCCCTATTGTAGTTTGGGGGAACGAGTTTCGTTAATGCCAGGTGTAGTTATTGGTTCGGATGGTTTTGGGTATGGGGGTAATGATGGAGCTATTCAAAAAATTCCCCAGATTGGGAATGTTGAATTAGAAGACGATGTGGAGATTGGGGCGAATTCAACAATTGACCGTGCAAGGTTTGGAGAGACTAGAATCGGGAGAGGAAGTAAGATAGACAACCTTGTTCATATAGCCCACAACGTCAGAATTGGTGAAAATTGCTTGATTGCGGCACAAACTGGGGTTTCTGGTAGCACGGTTATTGAATCTGGAGTCGAAATAGGGGGTCAGGTGGGTTTAGTTGGACATATCAACATCGGGAAGGAGAGCCAACTTGGCGCTCAGTCAGGAATTAGTAAGGACTTACCTCCCGGTAGTAAAGTGACCGGTACCCCGGCTTACTCCTTTCTGGAAGACCGAAGGATTGAAGTCTTGAAGCGTCGCTTGCCGGAATTATTTAAAAGAGTATCGAACTTGGAGAACCGGGGAGAAGAGGAGAAAGAGAGCTTATAA
- the prs gene encoding Ribose-phosphate pyrophosphokinase gives MQVGELRIFAGRSNPALAEKICEFVGLSLGSITLETFPDGETFVKINENIRGKDIFIVQSTCPPANENIMELLIMIDAARRASAQRITAVMPFYGYSRQDRKDQPRVPITAKLIANLLVTAGAHRVLTLDLHAQQIQGFFDIPVDHLYASPVFYEYLRALKTPNLVAFSPDEGSIKMASAYASMLGCGVGFVSKQRTNATTVEALELVGEVEGKEVLILDDITETAGTLVAAANLLKERGATSVRAAVSHCILSDIAHKRLKEGPLDELITTDSTPVDPSGLPIKVLSIAELIGEAILRIKNHESVTSLFKVKGF, from the coding sequence ATGCAAGTAGGTGAACTGAGGATATTTGCGGGGAGATCGAATCCGGCGCTGGCTGAGAAAATCTGTGAGTTCGTGGGATTGAGCTTGGGGTCTATTACCCTAGAGACCTTTCCTGATGGTGAAACTTTCGTAAAGATCAACGAGAACATCCGGGGAAAAGATATTTTCATAGTTCAATCGACTTGCCCGCCGGCAAATGAGAATATCATGGAGCTTCTAATCATGATCGATGCTGCACGGAGGGCCTCAGCTCAAAGGATTACCGCAGTTATGCCTTTTTACGGTTACTCGCGGCAGGATCGGAAAGATCAGCCCCGAGTTCCGATTACAGCGAAGCTGATTGCGAATCTTCTGGTTACGGCAGGAGCGCATCGAGTTTTAACCCTTGATCTTCATGCTCAGCAGATTCAGGGCTTCTTTGATATTCCAGTAGATCATCTCTATGCGTCGCCTGTGTTCTATGAATATCTCCGTGCTCTCAAGACTCCGAACCTGGTAGCATTTTCTCCCGATGAGGGGAGTATTAAGATGGCCTCAGCCTATGCCAGCATGCTGGGATGCGGGGTTGGCTTCGTTAGTAAACAACGAACGAATGCCACGACGGTGGAGGCATTAGAATTGGTTGGGGAAGTGGAAGGTAAAGAGGTCTTAATACTCGACGACATTACAGAAACAGCGGGTACTCTTGTAGCCGCTGCTAATCTTCTGAAGGAGAGAGGGGCGACCAGTGTTCGAGCTGCCGTGAGCCACTGTATATTGAGTGATATTGCCCACAAGCGACTTAAAGAAGGTCCATTAGATGAACTTATTACGACCGATTCAACACCCGTGGATCCAAGCGGGTTGCCTATCAAGGTCTTGAGTATTGCTGAACTGATTGGCGAAGCAATTCTCCGAATCAAAAATCATGAGAGTGTGACCAGTCTTTTTAAAGTGAAAGGATTCTAA